The Muribaculum intestinale genome includes the window AGGGGATAATAGGTAAGAGCCAGATTCACACCGATTATGACCATCGACACAACCGCAATGCGCTTGTAGCGCCGCCCTATAAGCAGAGCGGGCACATCCATGCGCTTTATAACAAAATAGCATGCATACAGAAACACACATGCCAGACAAAAGAACACCGGACTGTCTTTTACCCAATAATGCACAGGGCCGAGAAATATCAGCAGAGGCATGAATATCAGACAGAAAAACAGGTCGAATATCAGAGCGGTCTTATTTTCCGGTATTTTCATTCCGCAAAATTAGCGGATATTGTCTACCGCACCAAAAATGGCAGGAAATGTTTAAGAACTTGTTTTAATAATAAATTTAAATGAAAGTTAAACTTTTATCCTTGAAGTATGTTTTAATTTAAATTATGCTAAGAGATTGTCTAAATTTATATGATACAGATTTTGAGAAGGATTGTCTGATGGATTTTTGCTTGTGATGAGGGAGTGTAGCCGTAGCTACATGACCGAAGAATAAACAAAAAGACGCGGACAAGACTTTCAAAAGCAAAGTAATATAAATTTTAGACAATCTCTAAGAGATTGTCTAAATTTTATTGATTAAAAATTTTATGGCAGCGAAATCAATCATTTCTTCCGCTGATTCATTCAGTATCTCATAGTTCCGGGCGAGTCTGCGGCAAGAGTCAAGCCATGCGAAAGTCCTCTCAACCACCCATCTGAGCGGCTTTGGCAGGAATCCCTTAACTCCATTGGGGGTATTGGATACCTCAAGCTCGATGCCGAAGTCTTTTTCAATGTCTTTGTCCACGTCTCCCCGATACCCTCGGTCGGACAATACCTTGCGCAGGTCTTCCCATACATCATCCGCCAGTCCGCATAGATCATGAGCCATTTTTGAATCGTGAATACCAGCGTTACAGACTTTCCTCGCAAGGATGAAGCCATTGCGGTCGGTGATGATATTCCTTTTGACACCCTTGACTTTTTTGTTGCCGTCATATCCGTTATCTCCCTGTCTGCTACCCCATCTGACACTTTGGGCATCCATCGCGCCAACACTCGGACTTGATGCCTGGCCGCGTTTGCGACGTATCTTTCTGACGAGTTTCTCAAGGAAATGCTCGACACGACCCTCTTGTCTCCATTTATGGTAGTAATAATAGACACTTTTCCACGCGGGATAGTCGTGAGGCAACCTTCGCCATTGACAACCGCTGGCCAATAGGTAGAGGATAGCTTCAAAAACTGATTGTAGTGAATATTTTCTCTTGCGTCTATCATTTTCAAGGAATTCTTTGTTTATATAAGACCACTGACCCTCGGTCAGATGTGTCTGATAGAGATTGATTTCGTGCATAATATTAGCCTTTTCTCTTTCAACACTCTGATTGAGGGTTTGTTATGCCTAATAACATTATTTCGCACTAATTTTTAGACAATCTCTAAGATTTACATTCTTCAAATGTGCAACAAATTGAGAAAAGAAATAACAGTTTTTCGTATCTTTGTAGACAAGTTGTTACGTAAGCAGTATATTTTCATTAATGAAACACATAACCGCCATACTCATATTATCGGCTGCAATTGCCGCCTGCGCTCCCAAAGAACCGACTGAAAGCCGACAGGATCTTATGGAAGCATCCCGACAGGAACTTGCCACGGCAGTTTCGGAGCGCGACATGCTGTTCGCCCTTGTAAAAGAGATTGCCGTCGATATGGAAGAGATGAAACGACTGGAAAATATAATATCGGTAACACCCGTATCTGCCGAATCAGATGTCAGAGAGTATTCTCAGCTTCGCAACGATATGTCTGCCCTGAAGCGCTCGCTCAACCAGCGCCGACAGCGACTCGCCGAAGTTGAGGAGCAACTGCAGCAGTCCGGGCTTTTTACCGACGACCTGCAGGATGTAATCGACATCATGCGCAAACAGCTCGACATCCAGGCATCAGAAATCAAAACCCTGAATACAAGGTTATTGAAGGCCAATTCATCCATAGCAGAACTTAATACTACTATTGACTCGCTGAATCACAGCATCGACAAGGCAAACAATCAGCGCGATTCAATAGGCCGGAACGCCGCCCGGTTTGAGGAAGAACTCTACACCTGCTACTACATCGTCGAAAGCAAATCCGCATTGAAAGATATGCACATAATCGAAAGCGGATTCCTTAGGCCTACCCGACTTACCCGCGACTTCGACAACAGCGCATTCATTGCCGGAGACAAACGCTCGCTCGGCGCTCTGAAGATGACGTCAGACAAAGCCCGTCTGCTAAGCAACCATCCCGATTACTCATATGAGATAATCGACAATGATAATACAAAAATGCTTATTATCAAGGACCCTGAAAATTTTTGGTCACACACCAATTACCTCGTGATTCAGACTGACTGATAGTCGCTGTCACAGTAATTGATATACTGAATTTTTCGCACTCTCTCACTTTTATTATCACTTTTAAGCCTTCCATTAACACATTTTTTGAACGGATTGGTATGCTTGCTATATTTGCTGAGTCTCACACACTAATCT containing:
- a CDS encoding IS5 family transposase — translated: MHEINLYQTHLTEGQWSYINKEFLENDRRKRKYSLQSVFEAILYLLASGCQWRRLPHDYPAWKSVYYYYHKWRQEGRVEHFLEKLVRKIRRKRGQASSPSVGAMDAQSVRWGSRQGDNGYDGNKKVKGVKRNIITDRNGFILARKVCNAGIHDSKMAHDLCGLADDVWEDLRKVLSDRGYRGDVDKDIEKDFGIELEVSNTPNGVKGFLPKPLRWVVERTFAWLDSCRRLARNYEILNESAEEMIDFAAIKFLINKI